In Vitis vinifera cultivar Pinot Noir 40024 chromosome 17, ASM3070453v1, one genomic interval encodes:
- the LOC100250750 gene encoding MYB-like transcription factor 4 isoform X2, translating into MRKPCCEKKDTNKGAWSKEEDQKLIDYIQKHGEGSWRSLPQAAGLLRCGKSCRLRWLNYLRPDLKRGNFAEDEEDLIVKLHALLGNRWSLIAGRLPGRTDNEVKNYWNSHLKRKLIRMGINPDKHHVRQSISRQHPVTPHGKKDQLSNDATFLVKKTKRNRIKDI; encoded by the exons ATGAGGAAACCTTGCTGTGAGAAGAAAGATACAAATAAAGGAGCTTGGTCGAAGGAGGAAGACCAGAAGCTTATTGATTACATCCAAAAGCATGGTGAAGGTAGCTGGCGCTCACTTCCACAAGCGGCAG GCTTGCTTCGTTGCGGCAAAAGTTGCCGGTTGAGATGGCTAAACTATCTAAGGCCAGACCTAAAGCGAGGCAACTTtgctgaagatgaagaagaccTCATCGTCAAACTCCATGCTCTCTTAGGAAACCG ATGGTCCCTGATAGCGGGTAGATTGCCAGGAAGGACTGACAATGAGGTGAAGAATTACTGGAATTCTCATCTAAAGAGAAAGCTCATAAGGATGGGTATCAATCCTGATAAGCATCATGTAAGACAGTCCATTTCTCGTCAACACCCGGTAACACCTCATGGCAAAAAGGATCAGTTATCCAACGATGCAACTTTCCTAGTCAAGAAAACAA AAAGAAATAGAATTAAAGATATATAA
- the LOC100250750 gene encoding MYB-like transcription factor 4 isoform X1: MRKPCCEKKDTNKGAWSKEEDQKLIDYIQKHGEGSWRSLPQAAGLLRCGKSCRLRWLNYLRPDLKRGNFAEDEEDLIVKLHALLGNRWSLIAGRLPGRTDNEVKNYWNSHLKRKLIRMGINPDKHHVRQSISRQHPVTPHGKKDQLSNDATFLVKKTSGLPDLNLNLTLSNNIVE, encoded by the exons ATGAGGAAACCTTGCTGTGAGAAGAAAGATACAAATAAAGGAGCTTGGTCGAAGGAGGAAGACCAGAAGCTTATTGATTACATCCAAAAGCATGGTGAAGGTAGCTGGCGCTCACTTCCACAAGCGGCAG GCTTGCTTCGTTGCGGCAAAAGTTGCCGGTTGAGATGGCTAAACTATCTAAGGCCAGACCTAAAGCGAGGCAACTTtgctgaagatgaagaagaccTCATCGTCAAACTCCATGCTCTCTTAGGAAACCG ATGGTCCCTGATAGCGGGTAGATTGCCAGGAAGGACTGACAATGAGGTGAAGAATTACTGGAATTCTCATCTAAAGAGAAAGCTCATAAGGATGGGTATCAATCCTGATAAGCATCATGTAAGACAGTCCATTTCTCGTCAACACCCGGTAACACCTCATGGCAAAAAGGATCAGTTATCCAACGATGCAACTTTCCTAGTCAAGAAAACAAGTGGGTTGCCTGATTTGAACCTCAATCTCACCTTGTCTAATAATATTGTGGAATAG
- the MYBC2-L2 gene encoding transcription repressor MYB6-like, whose amino-acid sequence MRKPAGYGEKKSTKKRVGCEKKFTNKGAWSKQEDQKLIDYIQKHGEGCWSSLPQSAGLLRCGKSCRLRWVNYLKPDVKRGNFGEDEEDLIIKLHALLGNRWSLIAGRLPGRTDNEVKNYWNSHLKKKLMRMGIDPNNHRLGERASGTSKSFESRDQTSNPLISAADNNAVLDSTCGSASKTTSSLPDLNLNLNVGAPSVDEQMQLTGANSHKELEPAPFTTLLLFG is encoded by the exons ATGAGGAAGCCTGCAGGCTATGGTGAGAAGAAAAGCACAAAGAAAAGAGTTGGGTGTGAAAAGAAATTCACTAACAAGGGGGCTTGGTCCAAGCAAGAAGACCAGAAGCTCATTGATTATATCCAAAAGCATGGTGAAGGTTGCTGGAGCTCACTTCCTCAGTCTGCAG GCTTGCTTCGTTGCGGGAAAAGTTGCCGGCTGAGATGGGTGAACTACCTAAAGCCTGATGTTAAGCGTGGGAACTTTGGGGAAGACGAAGAGGACCTCATCATTAAGCTCCATGCGCTTCTTGGAAACAG GTGGTCATTGATAGCGGGAAGATTGCCCGGAAGGACAGACAATGAAGTAAAGAACTATTGGAATTCTCATCTAAAGAAAAAGCTAATGCGGATGGGCATTGATCCTAATAACCATCGCCTCGGAGAAAGGGCTTCGGGTACTAGCAAATCATTTGAATCCAGGGACCAGACAAGCAATCCTCTAATCTCAGCTGCCGATAATAATGCAGTCTTGGATTCTACATGTGGCTCAGCGAGCAAGACAACAAGCAGTTTGCCTGACCTAAACCTTAATCTCAATGTGGGGGCTCCATCAGTAGATGAACAAATGCAGCTAACTGGGGCAAATAGTCATAAGGAACTTGAACCTGCTCCCTTTACAACTCTACTTCTTTTTGGATGA